The DNA window GGATCGGCCTTTTCCCAAGCCTTTAGCTCTGCATTTAATCTTTTCCATACTTCTTTAGGAGGATATTCTCCCAGAATACCCATCCTTTTTGAATAGAGATTACCGTAATAAGCAACAATTCTTTTGTAGGGCAAAATAGCTCCCTTTATAGGATAGGGCTGACGCTTTACAGGCCATCGTCCAGTTGTGTCGCCGTTAGCTAAGGCTTTCAGTCTTTTATTGTAGGCAATGGTATCAGTTCCTAATGGTTCCTTTTTGCTTATTTCTTCTGCTGGAGCCTTATCTGGTTTATAATCTGCTGTGTCTGATTTCGTTTTTAAAGTGCATCCGGAAAGGATACAAACAAGTGCAATAGCCAGGGGAATTATGTTTTTTCTCATATAAAGGTTGCGAGCTTATGTGTTTTAACTAAACAAATATAACTATTCTGAGGTGTTGAGACAAATTTAACAGATGATTTTTGATATTGTTTCTCATTCCGGAGGAATTATAATAACTTTGTGCTAAGTTATTGATAGGAATGATGTACAAATACTATTCAAATTAGAGAAACGCTAAACCTTTTATTTCGGAAAATAGAATATTAATTAATAGATATTGAAATGAATATAGAACTATCAGAAAAACGAAATATCGATAAAGAGCAGATATTAGAGTTGTACAGAAAGAATGAGTGGTCATCGGCAGAAAAACCGGATGAACTAATGAAAGCATTGGAAAATTCTCATGCTCTGGTATCAGCCTGGGATGGAGATAAGCTGGTAGGACTTGCAAATTCTCTTTCAGATGGTTATTTGGTGGTATATTATCCTCATTTATTAGTCTTGCCAGAATATCAAGGTAAAGGTATAGGACGAATGATAATGGATAAGTTTCAGGAGAAATACGCCTCATTCCACCAACAGATATTGGTAGCTGACGGAGGCGCTATTGAATTTTACAATAAATGCGGATTCGAGAAAGCAGGAAGCTGCATGCCAATGTGGAAATATAAAGGACACGATCATGATTGAATTCAATCATGATCGGTTATACATGTTGCACTTATCAGGTTTTAAAAGAATAGTATTGCAATTATTCCTCCTTTACTTCCTGATGAATAAACTCTTTGTCAATCCAGAAAGTAGCGTAAGTAGCTTTAAATTTCAGTAAGCAATAGTTTGTATCTTCAAACCCTTTTGGGAAAAATTCCACGAACCAATCAACCCAGAACTTCTTCTTTGTTTCCAGATCGGTTATCACTTCTACATCACCGGTTAACACTACACTATTTCCATTTTCATAATAAGACAATCCTGCCTTAGGATTTTCGAGGAAATATTTCACTTTTAGCGAATCCTTACCTGTGGTGAGCCACACTGTTGAGTAACCTTTTGAACTGATTCTGGCCATTGGCACGGGTCTGGGATATCCTTCCGTACTAACTGATGCCAGATTTACAGTTTCGCACCTTTGTAACATAGATGCTGCTTTTTTTTCTATTGATTCCATATGCTGATAGATTATAGTTTCATAAGACTAAAACAAATATCTTTTATGATGGTTCTTTAATTAATAATGTTATATTCGTAAAACAAATGCGAATACTATGAATATAAAGATAATTATTTTTGAGCTTATTGTTGGATTAATATTAACCGGCTGTGATTATCACTCTCATGGCAAAGATAATGATAATAAACATATTACAGTAAAATCTGCTTCTAAAAAAAGTGATGCAGCCGATAAACAAAATAAGAATACAACTGCCCGGATTTTTGCTAAGCCGGAGATTCCCATTCTCTGCTATCACCGTATAGAAAATGGTAGAAAAAGCTACTATTCGGTAACTCCGGCTACCTTTGCCGCACACATGAAAGTTCTTGCCGATAGTGGATATCATTCAGTTTTACCAAGCCAACTATATGATTATCTTGTTTACAATAAGTCATTGCCTGCAAAACCTGTAATGATCACTTTTGATGATTCACGCGAGGCGCATTTCAACCTTGCAGCTCCGGCAATGGAGAAGTATGGGTTCAAGGGAGTGTTCTTTATCATGACTGTTACGTACAACAAGAAGAACTACATGACAAAGGAGCAGATCGCCCAACTGGCAAAGGCTGGTCATACAATCGGATTACATAGTTGGGATCATGTAATGGTAACTAAGTACAAGGATGCCGACTGGATAAAGCAAGTGGTAAATCCTAAAAAAGAACTGGAAAAGATTATTGGCTCTCCGGTAGAATACTGGGCTTATCCCAATGGAGTTTATGATCATAAAGGAGCTGAGGAGTTAAGTAAATATTTCAAGCTCTCATTCACACTGATATCCAAACGCGATTCCGTTCAGCCATTGCAAACCATTCGACGAATGATTGTTCCTGAATGTTCGCCTCAGGGACTATTGAAATCAATGCACCGAACTTTTAGTCATTAATAAATTTCAAGTCGTACTAAGTAATCTATATATTTTTTCTAATTAATTATTTGTTCGTCTATAATTAATCTTTTACTTTTGTTGTTTATTTAAAAATAAAAATATATTAATAACATTTTTGCGTTTGCATTAGTATTGAGCTTAAATAATCCGTTGAATCGGTTTTAGTTGAAAAATAAATGTAAACATTGAGGTTAATAAAAAAAAAACAATGAAACGAATTTTTTTATTTCTAATTTCAAGTATTGCAACTTTAAATATTAGTGCACAAACGGAAACAACACAGTCACTAAATCTTGATCTTTTAGGTTTACAATATAATTATGAGAAACCTTTAAGTAAAACGATTACAATCAATTATCATGGAGGTTTTACAGGAAGTTTAGGATATAGCAGTACCACTATTAATTGGGGCGACGATGGTAAATATAGTAGTGACGATTGGCTTTATTCTGTAAGAGGTGTTGTGGGAACTGATTTCCGTTATTACTATAATTTAGCATCCAGAGAAACTAAAGGCAAAAATACAAGAAAAAACTCTGCAAATTTTCTGGCTTTGGATATACAATATATAACTCCGGCAATTATTTCACATGGAGTAAACAAAGAATATATTGCTTTGCTCACTCCGTATTGGGGCTTGAAAAGAGTCTATAAAAATAATATTCTTTTTGAGTTGAATCTTGGATATAATGTTGGAATGCAGGGAGGCGACTGGGGTGGTTCTCCAAAAATAGATCTAAAGATTGGGTATGCATTTTAATATTATCTATAATTAGAACTATTTGGTCTTATTTTTAAGTCAGAATAGCTTTATTTTTGTTTCCTTTGTTAGCGAATAAATCACCAAAAAACACATATTATTAAAAACATGAAAAAATCTCTCATCACCTGCGGATTGATATGTTTTTCAATGGCCTTGAGTGCCCAGAAAAACGAATGGAAAGATCCTGTAGTCAACCAAGTGAACCGTGCCCCGATGCACACTAATTTCTTTGCCTTTGAATCAATAGATGCCGCTACAAAAGGTTGCAAAAATTCTTCGGCCAATTACCTCACATTAAACGGAACCTGGAATTTTAACTGGGTAAAAAACGCAAACGAACGTCCTTTGGACTTCTGGAAAGTTGGTTTTAACGACAAAGGCTGGAACAAGATGCCTGTACCAGGTATCTGGGAAATGAATGGCTTTGGTTCGCCTATTTATGTAAACACCGGATATGCGTGGCGCAACCAGTTTAAAAATAATCCTCCTGCTTTTCCTGAAGAAAACAACCATGTAGGTTCATATCGTCGTGAAATAACGGTTCCTGCTTCCTGGAATGGAAAAGAAATATTCGCTCACTTCGGTTCTGTAACTTCCAATATGTACCTTTGGGTAAATGGCCAATACGTAGGTTACAGCGAAGACAGTAAGCTGGAAGCAGAATTCAATCTTACTAAATATCTTAAACCGGGTAAAAACCTGATTGCTTTCCAGACATTCCGCTGGTGCGATGGTACTTACCTGGAAGATCAGGATTTTGCACGCCTTTGCGGTGTAGCAAGAGATTGCTATCTGTACACTCGTAATGCTACTCACCTGGCAGATATTCGTGTTACTCCAGATTTGGATGCACAATATAAGGATGCAACATTGAATGTAGAACTTCAGCTTGCCAAGTCTGCTCAGGTAGAGCTTAATTTGCTTGATAAAGCAGGCAAACAGGTAGCTTCAACTACAGTAAATGCTTCTGGAAAGAAAACCGTAACACTTAATATTGCCAATCCTTTGAAATGGACAGCAGAAACTCCAAACCTTTACACTCTTCAGACAATTGTGAAGAACGGAAATAAAGTGCTAGAGGTTGTGCCGGTCAAGGTTGGTTTCCGTAAAATTGAAATCAAAAATGCTCAGGTGCTAGTCAACGGACAACCTGTTTTATTCAAAGGTGCCAATCGTCACGAAATGGATCCTGATAAAGGCTACTATGTTTCTCGCGAACGTATGATTCAGGATGTTCAAAATATGAAGCAGATGAACATCAATGCTGTTCGTACATGTCACTATCCTGACGACAACTTCTTCTATGAATTATGCGATAAATACGGTCTTTATGTAGTTGCCGAAGCCAACGTGGAATCTCATGGAATGGGTTATGGTGAAAAGACATTGGCCAAGAATCCGTTGTACGCTAAAGCACATATGGAACGTAACCAACGTAATGTACAACGTGGCTTTAACCATCCTTCAATTATTTTCTGGTCTTTAGGAAACGAAGCAGGTTTCGGTCCTAACTTTGAAGCATGCTACCGTTGGATAAAGGCTGAAGATAAATCTCGTCCGGTACAGTACGAGCAAGCTCGTCAGAATGAGTTCACAGATATTTTCTGCCCAATGTATTACACTTACGAGAGTTGTGAGAAATATTGTGAAAACAATCCTAAGAAGCCACTTATTCAATGTGAATATGCACACGCTATGGGTAACTCACAAGGAGGTTTCAAAGAATATTGGGATCTTGTTCGCAAGTATCCAAATTACCAGGGAGGTTTCATTTGGGACTTTGTAGACCAATCTTTGCATTGGAAAGATAAGAACGGTAAAGATATCTACGGATACGGTGGTGACTTTGATCGTTACGATGCTTCGGATAATAATTTCTTTGATAATGGTTTGATTAATCCTGATAGAGTATGGCATCCACATGCTTATGAAGTAGCTCACATCTATCAGTCAATATGGGTTAAACCGGTTGATCTTCAAAATGGGAAAGTGTCTGTTTACAACGAAAACTTCTTCCATGATCTTTCTGCTTACCGTATGGAATGGCAATTGCTTGCTAATGGCGAAGCAGTTCAGGCTGGTGCAATAAATGATCTTTCAGTGAAACCACAGGAAACCAAAGAGGTTCAGTTGAATTATGACTTGAAAAACCTTTGTCCAAAGAAAGAGCTTCTTCTTAATATATCATTTGTATTGAAACAAGGAGAAAATCTTCTTCCGGCAGGTTATACAGTAGCTAAGAATCAACTGAGCATTCGTCCGTATGAATTCCCTGCAGCAGAGTTGAAAAACCAAGATAAGAGCAACGTGGAAACTCAAAATCCGGTAATCCGTGATAACGACTGGAACTACCTTATTATAGAAGGAGCCGATTATTCTGTTGAGTTCAATAAATTCACCGGATACCTTACTAAATATACAGTTAAGGGAACCGAACTTATGCAGGATGGAAGCGAACTGAAACCAAACTTCTGGCGTGCTCCAACCGATAATGATTTTGGTGCAGATCTTCAGAAGAAATATATTGTATGGAAAGATCCTCAGATTACTCTTGTTAAACTTGAAAAAGAAGTAGAAAATAAACAAGTAGTAGTACGTGCAGAATACGATATGAAAGCCGTAAATGCTAAGTTGTACCTTACTTACGTAATCAATAACGAAGGAGCAATTAAGGTTACTCAGAAAATGACAGTTGATAAAACAGAAGGCATTTCGGATTTATTCCGTTTTGGTATGCAACTACAGATGCCTTATCAATATGAAATCTCTGAATTCTATGGTCGCGGACCACAGGAAAACTATGCTGACCGCAATAACTTCTCTAACCTTGGTGTTTATAAACTTACAGCCGATGAGCAATTCCATGCTTATATTCGTCCTCAGGAAACTGGTAACAAGACCGATATCCGCTGGTGGAATCAGGTAAATGTTGGTGGTAAGGGACTTTCTTTCCATTCAGATGCACCGCTTTCAATGTCGGCTTTGCATTACACTACCAAAGGGCTTGATGATGGCTTTGAAAAAGATCAGCGTCACGTAACAGACGTTCCTAAAGTAGACTTTACCAATGTTTGTATTGATAAAGTACAAATGGGTATGGGATGTGTAACTAGTTGGGGTGCACTTCCAAGAGAAGAATACCGCCTGCCATTCAAGAACTATGAATTTAGTTTTATATTGTTGCCTAAGGTAAATTAAGAAAAAACTAATTAGAATATTTAGTATATGGGGTTGCTCCGATTTGGAATAACCCCATTTTTTTATTAGTAATATCAGCGAATCTACGCGTCTTTCAGTGCTTTCAATATTGCTTCTTTAGTGAAGCTCATAGCACTTTTTACGCCACATCCCACAATCTCTTCGGGCGATTCAAACTTCTTATCCAGCTTAATACCTGCAAGCTTCTTATTGTTAGCTTTACTAACAGCAATCTCAAAATTCTGCCAGTTCCTGTAACCAATATCCTCATGAAATTTATTCTCTTTATTAGCATCTCTTCCTGTTATAACAAACGTATAATCCGCATCTTTTATTTTACCCGTAATAACCTCTTTTGCATGCATTATATTCTCCTTTTTCACTTCATTTGGAGACAAGTTACTAAAGCAAAATTCAAAATCAGGATTAGTATTCCATTCCTCTAACATATGCCTGTATTGACGGTCATTTTCATGATCGTAACTAACGAAAACTTTTTTCCTTACCATTACAATAAAATTTAAGTGATTGATAGTTGAAATGCCAGATACTTTATACTACATTTATTTGTTTTCTGTTTTTATTGGTACAATGAAAAGAGGCACCTTGGTCTTCTTCAACACCGCTTTTGCATCATCTCCCATAATAATATTTTCAAACCAGTTCCGGCTATGTGCGCCCAGAACAATAACATCCGCATTAATTTCTTCTGCAGCTTCCAGAATTGACTGAGCAATTACCCCCTCCTTAATCATTGTGTGAATCCATTCATCACCAAGATGCTTCTTTATCTCATCGAGGAAATAGTGCATAGACATTCTCAGATCTTTAATGTGATCAAGCTGAATTTCGTAAGCAGAATAATATTCCACGTAGTAAGTGAGATGCTCATATATTACGTGCAATAATGTAGTTTCAGCATTCATGGCTTTAGCCAATGAATATCCAGCTTCAGCAACAGTTTCAGCAGATTTGTCATAATCCAGTGCTATCAATACTTTTTTTATTTTGTTTGTCTCCATTTTGTTTAGATCTTAAATTGTTATTTTAAATCTATTATATAACTCCTATTAACTAAACAATTCAGTGTTTATAAAGATTGATAGATATGATAATATTAACATATAAAAGCAAGAGTATTTTTACAAAGCTACTTTGAATGACATATTTACTATTTTAATCAGATAAGTGTGATTGGCGGGAAGATTAAATCTGATAATATCATCCGTAGCCCTTACTTTCTGCAATAAAACTCCCACCTCTGAATAGACAGAAATAACATCTCCATATTCTGCGCCTGATATCACTACTGCATTCCGTTCTGTATAAACCTTAATATTTTCTGCTTTAATTTGAATTGCTGCTGTTGGTTCTTCCTTTATAATATTTGTAAATTCGCTCCATACAGTTGCACTCCTATAGGCTGTTAAAGCTTCCATGGGAACATACAATTTACAGATAATTTTATCTACACCATTGAAAGCTGTTGAATATGCATTTGGCGGAGTCAATGCTTTACTATGTATTTCAGTTAAGCCTGTGCAAAAAGTGAAAGCTTCGTCATCAATAGAATTTACACTAACCGGAATGGTTATAGAGGCTAGCCCCGTACAATAAGAAAAGGCATTATTTCCAATAAAGGTTACACTATCAGGCATTTTAACTGAAGTCAAACCTTTGCATCCCGAAAATACTCTCTCATAAATATTAGTCACTCCATTAGGAATAGTAACAGAAATCAAACTATCACACGAATAAAAAGCCCAGTTTCCAATAGAGGTTACATTATCAGGAATAGTAACAGACTTTAGTCTGTTGCAAAAAGAAAAAGCATTTTCACCAATGGAAGTTACACTATTAGGAATAACGATTGCAGATAGTCCGGTACAATAAGAAAAGGCATAATTACCAATAGAAGCCACATTTCCAGGAATTGTAATAGAAGTCAGTCCTGTGCAATTATAAAAAGCATAATAACTGATAGAAGTCAGGTTATTGGGAATAGTTACCGAAGTAAGCCCTCTGCAGTTATAAAATGCATTATTGCCAATAAACGATACGTTATCAGGGATATTGATAGATGTAAGGCCAACACAACCATTAAAAGCATTGTTACCAATGGAATTCACGCTATTGGGAACAAAGATTGACGTCAGCCCTGTACAATATGAAAAGGCACCATCGCCAATTGAGTTCACATTATCAGGAATTGCATATATACTTGATTTTGCAAAAGGATAAGCTATGAGCTGAGTTTTGTTTTTATTGAATAAAACGCCATCCAGCGAACTAAAAACAGTATTATCTTCCGAAACAATAAAACCCGTTAATCCTTTACAGTCTGAAAAAACATTATAGCCGATGGATGTTACACTACCTGGAATAGTTATTGAAGTGAGCCCTGAGCAGTAAGAAAACGTATTATTACCTATTGAAGTTACACTATTAGGTATGAAGACGGATGTTAAGC is part of the uncultured Bacteroides sp. genome and encodes:
- a CDS encoding TIR domain-containing protein, which produces MVRKKVFVSYDHENDRQYRHMLEEWNTNPDFEFCFSNLSPNEVKKENIMHAKEVITGKIKDADYTFVITGRDANKENKFHEDIGYRNWQNFEIAVSKANNKKLAGIKLDKKFESPEEIVGCGVKSAMSFTKEAILKALKDA
- a CDS encoding GNAT family N-acetyltransferase produces the protein MNIELSEKRNIDKEQILELYRKNEWSSAEKPDELMKALENSHALVSAWDGDKLVGLANSLSDGYLVVYYPHLLVLPEYQGKGIGRMIMDKFQEKYASFHQQILVADGGAIEFYNKCGFEKAGSCMPMWKYKGHDHD
- a CDS encoding universal stress protein, encoding METNKIKKVLIALDYDKSAETVAEAGYSLAKAMNAETTLLHVIYEHLTYYVEYYSAYEIQLDHIKDLRMSMHYFLDEIKKHLGDEWIHTMIKEGVIAQSILEAAEEINADVIVLGAHSRNWFENIIMGDDAKAVLKKTKVPLFIVPIKTENK
- a CDS encoding pyridoxamine 5'-phosphate oxidase family protein produces the protein MESIEKKAASMLQRCETVNLASVSTEGYPRPVPMARISSKGYSTVWLTTGKDSLKVKYFLENPKAGLSYYENGNSVVLTGDVEVITDLETKKKFWVDWFVEFFPKGFEDTNYCLLKFKATYATFWIDKEFIHQEVKEE
- a CDS encoding polysaccharide deacetylase family protein, with protein sequence MNIKIIIFELIVGLILTGCDYHSHGKDNDNKHITVKSASKKSDAADKQNKNTTARIFAKPEIPILCYHRIENGRKSYYSVTPATFAAHMKVLADSGYHSVLPSQLYDYLVYNKSLPAKPVMITFDDSREAHFNLAAPAMEKYGFKGVFFIMTVTYNKKNYMTKEQIAQLAKAGHTIGLHSWDHVMVTKYKDADWIKQVVNPKKELEKIIGSPVEYWAYPNGVYDHKGAEELSKYFKLSFTLISKRDSVQPLQTIRRMIVPECSPQGLLKSMHRTFSH
- a CDS encoding glycoside hydrolase family 2 TIM barrel-domain containing protein; this encodes MKKSLITCGLICFSMALSAQKNEWKDPVVNQVNRAPMHTNFFAFESIDAATKGCKNSSANYLTLNGTWNFNWVKNANERPLDFWKVGFNDKGWNKMPVPGIWEMNGFGSPIYVNTGYAWRNQFKNNPPAFPEENNHVGSYRREITVPASWNGKEIFAHFGSVTSNMYLWVNGQYVGYSEDSKLEAEFNLTKYLKPGKNLIAFQTFRWCDGTYLEDQDFARLCGVARDCYLYTRNATHLADIRVTPDLDAQYKDATLNVELQLAKSAQVELNLLDKAGKQVASTTVNASGKKTVTLNIANPLKWTAETPNLYTLQTIVKNGNKVLEVVPVKVGFRKIEIKNAQVLVNGQPVLFKGANRHEMDPDKGYYVSRERMIQDVQNMKQMNINAVRTCHYPDDNFFYELCDKYGLYVVAEANVESHGMGYGEKTLAKNPLYAKAHMERNQRNVQRGFNHPSIIFWSLGNEAGFGPNFEACYRWIKAEDKSRPVQYEQARQNEFTDIFCPMYYTYESCEKYCENNPKKPLIQCEYAHAMGNSQGGFKEYWDLVRKYPNYQGGFIWDFVDQSLHWKDKNGKDIYGYGGDFDRYDASDNNFFDNGLINPDRVWHPHAYEVAHIYQSIWVKPVDLQNGKVSVYNENFFHDLSAYRMEWQLLANGEAVQAGAINDLSVKPQETKEVQLNYDLKNLCPKKELLLNISFVLKQGENLLPAGYTVAKNQLSIRPYEFPAAELKNQDKSNVETQNPVIRDNDWNYLIIEGADYSVEFNKFTGYLTKYTVKGTELMQDGSELKPNFWRAPTDNDFGADLQKKYIVWKDPQITLVKLEKEVENKQVVVRAEYDMKAVNAKLYLTYVINNEGAIKVTQKMTVDKTEGISDLFRFGMQLQMPYQYEISEFYGRGPQENYADRNNFSNLGVYKLTADEQFHAYIRPQETGNKTDIRWWNQVNVGGKGLSFHSDAPLSMSALHYTTKGLDDGFEKDQRHVTDVPKVDFTNVCIDKVQMGMGCVTSWGALPREEYRLPFKNYEFSFILLPKVN
- a CDS encoding leucine-rich repeat domain-containing protein, giving the protein MRSTTLYQYILGIACILLSLGLHAQVVSDTVNVTAGNLSTQLGSQKDVITDLTLKGSINGVDIGTIRSMAKLSVINMSDVNIEAGGSYYIDRIGVFQVASANIIPDYAFYQLFKLTSVAIPNSVINIGNNAFSRCSGLTSVSIPNGVLSIGNNAFASCTGLTSVFIPNSVTSIGNNTFSYCSGLTSITIPGSVTSIGYNVFSDCKGLTGFIVSEDNTVFSSLDGVLFNKNKTQLIAYPFAKSSIYAIPDNVNSIGDGAFSYCTGLTSIFVPNSVNSIGNNAFNGCVGLTSINIPDNVSFIGNNAFYNCRGLTSVTIPNNLTSISYYAFYNCTGLTSITIPGNVASIGNYAFSYCTGLSAIVIPNSVTSIGENAFSFCNRLKSVTIPDNVTSIGNWAFYSCDSLISVTIPNGVTNIYERVFSGCKGLTSVKMPDSVTFIGNNAFSYCTGLASITIPVSVNSIDDEAFTFCTGLTEIHSKALTPPNAYSTAFNGVDKIICKLYVPMEALTAYRSATVWSEFTNIIKEEPTAAIQIKAENIKVYTERNAVVISGAEYGDVISVYSEVGVLLQKVRATDDIIRFNLPANHTYLIKIVNMSFKVAL